The Panicum virgatum strain AP13 chromosome 5K, P.virgatum_v5, whole genome shotgun sequence genome has a window encoding:
- the LOC120707867 gene encoding putative disease resistance protein RGA3 gives MEPLLSAIMSDLLGRALSVVIQRYGPSKAEETEHKLQRLRRVLLRIDATVEEAEGRHITNQAMLRLLDMLRQGMYDGHYVLDTISYRCHGEVSSGGRDVVLSRLSSAKRLLSFPVSSSSSRSNLQSTVLDAESLKNMEKMLDGLETLMGDMVEFAVFLEGYPRIPRQPYSEHLVLDKVMFGRQMEKEAIIDFLLRPEAAGDGNPGVLPIVGAARIGKSTLVEHVCLDERVRGHFSSIVFFGGDDLGADNMAALGRSGVIKHQDLTAASRGRSLAVIELAGDMEMEEEAWRNLYCSAARSMGRGGSKIIITSRSEKIAALGTAPALRLKSLTQEAYWYYFKTLAFGSTNPDDQPELASLAMEIAALLDDGTFLGGNIVGSLMRANQDVQFWRRVLQCSRDFTRKYLLTYGKHPKDLLERGHPVYAWSMARSQHAVVIYNIYQERTREQGVPELTAHDIIAGRAPLQGKFRVVGWRSSIPPYHTCMFSCASQTAGCSTVTKKRPRKMMV, from the coding sequence ATGGAGCCCCTTCTTTCCGCGATCATGAGCGATCTCCTGGGCAGAGCCCTTTCCGTGGTGATACAGAGGTACGGGCCATCCAAGGCAGAAGAGACGGAGCACAAGCTCCAGCGGCTGCGGCGCGTGCTGCTCCGGATCGACGCCACggtcgaggaggccgaggggcgGCACATCACCAACCAGGCGATGCTCCGGCTGCTCGACATGCTCAGGCAAGGCATGTACGACGGCCACTACGTGCTAGATACCATCAGCTACAGATGCCACGGCGAGGTGAGCAGCGGTGGCCGCGATGTTGTCTTGTCCCGACTCAGTTCAGCCAAGCGTCTCCTCTCCTTCCccgtcagcagcagcagcagcagaagcaaccTGCAGAGCACCGTGCTCGACGCTGAAAGCCTGAAGAACATGGAGAAGATGCTCGACGGCCTTGAGACGCTGATGGGCGACATGGTGGAGTTCGCCGTGTTCCTGGAGGGGTACCCTCGCATCCCCCGGCAGCCGTACAGCGAGCACTTGGTCCTTGACAAGGTCATGTTCGGCAGGCAGATGGAGAAGGAGGCGATCATCGATTTCCTGCTCCGGCCAGAGGCTGCGGGCGACGGGAATCCAGGGGTGCTTCCGATCGTGGGCGCGGCGAGGATCGGCAAGAGCACGCTAGTTGAGCATGTCTGCCTCGACGAGAGGGTGCGCGGCCACTTCTCCTCGATCGTCTTCTTCGGCGGAGACGACCTTGGCGCTGACAACATGGCTGCTCTCGGACGAAGTGGTGTGATCAAGCATCAGGATCTCACCGCCGCCTCCCGTGGGAGGTCACTTGCTGTCATTGAACTAGCCGGGGACATGGAGATGGAAGAGGAGGCATGGAGGAATCTGTACTGCTCTGCAGCGAGAAGCATGGGGCGCGGGGGCAGCAAGATTATAATCACAAGCCGGTCGGAGAAGATAGCAGCTCTTGGCACCGCGCCAGCTCTCAGACTGAAGTCTCTTACTCAAGAAGCTTACTGGTACTACTTCAAGACGCTCGCCTTCGGGAGCACGAACCCTGACGACCAACCAGAGCTCGCGTCACTAGCCATGGAGATCGCGGCGCTGCTGGACGACGGCACGTTCCTGGGAGGAAACATAGTGGGGAGTTTGATGAGAGCCAACCAGGACGTTCAGTTCTGGCGCAGGGTGCTCCAGTGCTCGAGAGATTTCACGAGGAAGTACCTCCTCACGTATGGGAAGCACCCGAAAGACCTCTTGGAGAGAGGGCATCCCGTGTACGCTTGGAGCATGGCGAGGAGCCAGCACGCCGTTGTGATCTACAACATTTACCAGGAGCGTACTAGGGAGCAGGGTGTCCCCGAGCTAACAGCACATGATATCATAGCTGGGCGTGCTCCGCTTCAGGGGAAGTTCAGAGTAGTTGGGTGGAGGTCTAGCATACCCCCTTACCACACCTGCATGTTCAGTTGTGCGTCGCAAACGGCCGGATGCTCCACAGTCACAAAGAAGCGCCCTAGGAAGATGATGGTTTGA
- the LOC120710165 gene encoding disease resistance protein RGA2-like, producing METIVSAVTSDLLSRALSVVIQRSKRPKAEEAEHKLQRLQRVLLRADAMVKEAEGRHIGNQAMLRQLEMLRQAMYRGHYMLDTVKCRGQEGDGEVSSGLPVTLPRFSSARHRLPSFPITSSKKNMQNTMPNTESLNKLEKMLNGLETLMGDMVEFTVFLEGYPRIPRQPYSTYLILDKVMFGRQMEKETIINFLLRTGVAACDESPKVLPIVGAAWVGKTTLIEHLCLDERVREHFSSIVFFTEDDLGAQGMASPLPPNIGVIKHQDLTATSYGRSLSVIELAGDMDEETWSRLYSSAASSMAHGSKIIVASRSEKISGLGTTQEALRLRHLPRDAYWYFFRTLVFGSANHEDQPKLASLAMEIAALTNGTFLGANIMASMMRANLNARFWSRLLQCLRDYTSRHLLMFGEHPADLIQKGRSVYACRMTQQSQISILVDNIYQKGPYQKCSTQNDVSKLTAQDIITGCVTHEGKFTALTWRSTIPPYYTYFVNCESQKAGCSTIGKKRPRQARF from the coding sequence ATGGAGACCATCGTTTCCGCGGTCACGAGTGACCTCCTGAGCAGAGCCCTGTCTGTGGTGATCCAGAGGTCCAAGCGGCCCAAGGCAGAAGAAGCTGAGCACAAGCTCCAGCGGCTGCAGCGCGTGCTGCTCCGGGCCGACGCCATGGTGAAGGAGGCCGAGGGGCGGCACATCGGCAACCAGGCGATGCTTCGGCAGCTCGAGATGCTCAGGCAAGCCATGTACAGGGGCCACTACATGCTCGACACCGTCAAGTGCAGAGGTCAAGAAGGCGATGGCGAGGTGAGCAGTGGCCTCCCTGTTACCTTGCCTAGATTCAGTTCAGCCAGGCATCGTCTCCCCTCCTTCCCCATCACCAGCAGcaagaagaacatgcagaacACCATGCCCAACACTGAAAGCCTGAACAAGCTGGAGAAGATGCTGAATGGCCTCGAGACACTGATGGGCGACATGGTGGAGTTCACCGTGTTCTTGGAGGGATACCCTCGCATCCCCCGGCAGCCGTACAGCACATACTTGATCCTTGACAAGGTGATGTTCGGCAGGCAGATGGAGAAGGAGACGATCATCAACTTCTTGCTTCGGACAGGAGTCGCCGCCTGTGACGAGAGCCCCAAAGTTCTTCCAATCGTGGGCGCGGCGTGGGTCGGGAAGACCACGCTGATCGAGCATCTTTGCCTTGATGAGAGGGTGCGCGAGCACTTCTCGTCAATTGTCTTCTTCACCGAAGACGACCTCGGTGCCCAAGGCATGGCTTCTCCTCTACCACCGAACATCGGTGTGATCAAGCATCAAGATCTTACTGCTACCTCATACGGGAGGTCACTTTCTGTCATCGAGCTAGCTGGGGACATGGATGAGGAGACATGGAGCAGGCTGTACTCCTCGGCGGCAAGCAGCATGGCGCATGGGAGCAAGATCATTGTCGCAAGCAGATCAGAGAAGATATCTGGTCTCGGAACGACGCAGGAGGCTCTCAGGCTAAGGCATCTGCCTCGAGACGCGTACTGGTACTTCTTCAGAACACTCGTGTTCGGGAGCGCGAACCATGAGGATCAGCCAAAGCTTGCATCCCTAGCCATGGAGATCGCGGCGCTGACCAACGGTACCTTCTTGGGAGCAAACATAATGGCAAGCATGATGAGAGCCAACCTGAATGCTCGCTTCTGGAGCAGGCTGCTTCAGTGCCTGAGAGATTACACGAGCAGGCACCTACTGATGTTTGGTGAGCATCCTGCAGATCTGATTCAGAAAGGCCGGTCTGTGTACGCATGCAGGATGACCCAGCAGAGCCAGATTTCCATTTTGGTCGACAACATTTATCAGAAGGGACCTTATCAGAAATGCTCTACCCAGAATGATGTCTCCAAGCTAACAGCACAGGATATTATAACAGGATGTGTTACGCATGAGGGGAAGTTCACTGCACTGACATGGAGGTCTACAATACCTCCCTACTACACCTACTTCGTCAACTGTGAATCACAGAAGGCTGGATGCTCAACAATCGGCAAGAAACGCCCTCGGCAGGCGAGATTTTAA
- the LOC120707868 gene encoding putative disease resistance protein RGA4, with product METLASAILGDLIGRSVSFALDRCCHRWRKAGGIEDAPQRLRRVLLRLQAVVEEADRRRVTNQAMLRQLQLMREGVYRGYYLLSAIKRQGVHEVSCLPDRSSLASSLINPAKRLCTVSARTTPARMAPEDSGREVEAEAELQEVLAGLESMASDMKELVVFLSCYPPARREPYSGHLWLENRMFGREAEQEKIISFLLGPEPAEDPGVLPVIGRPRVGKSTLVEHVWLDERVREHFSLIVFFGQGDIEDRKLSSSSPHLEDNGRIKHKHRDLDPAGKSLVVIELVEDVDDNTWWERTLSDLRGRCTMPVSKIIVTSRSEKIASLGTTQALELKPLPREAYWYFFKTIAFGSTDAEDEEELASVCIEMADLLNRCFISANLFGGLLRTNPCSQFWQRVLNGVRQYIRMHLLRFGEHPCDRLLMNGRPIYLWRLPKTDTVFTAYHTYQACSSQEHDLPKITLNELHVGSARPRGKFEIVAWRSRIPPYYSYLMSCEVQTLPWFLRVPPMNKQIQHRQSRLNSV from the coding sequence ATGGAGACGCTTGCCTCCGCGATCCTCGGCGACCTCATCGGCCGATCCGTATCCTTCGCCCTTGACAGGTGCTGCCACCGGTGGCGCAAGGCCGGCGGCATCGAGGACGCACCGCAACGGCTGCGCCGCGTGCTTCTACGACTTCAGGCCGTCGTCGAGGAGGCCGACAGGCGGCGCGTCACCAACCAGGCCATGCTCCGGCAGCTTCAGCTCATGAGGGAAGGCGTGTACAGAGGCTACTACCTGCTCAGCGCCATCAAGCGCCAAGGCGTTCACGAGGTCAGCTGTCTTCCTGATCGCTCGTCGTTGGCCTCGTCCCTAATCAATCCGGCGAAGCGCTTGTGCACTGTCTCGGCCAGGACGACGCCGGCGAGAATGGCGCCTGAAGACAGCGGACGGGAGGTGGAGGCAGAGGCGGAGCTGCAAGAGGTGCTCGCCGGCCTAGAGAGCATGGCCAGCGACATGAAGGAGCTCGTCGTGTTCTTGAGCTGCTACCCTCCGGCGCGCCGTGAGCCTTACAGTGGGCACCTGTGGCTGGAGAACCGCATGTTCGGCCGCGAGGCAGAGCAGGAGAAGATCATCAGCTTCTTGCTGGGACCAGAGCCTGCAGAAGATCCGGGCGTGCTTCCTGTGATAGGTCGACCAAGAGTTGGCAAGAGCACCCTCGTCGAGCACGTCTGGTTGGACGAGAGGGTGCGCGAGCACTTCTCCCTGATCGTCTTCTTTGGTCAAGGCGACATCGAGGATAGAAAGCTATCGTCTTCTTCGCCTCATCTGGAAGACAACGGCAGAATCAAGCACAAGCACCGGGATCTCGACCCCGCCGGGAAATCGCTGGTTGTTATCGAGCTAGTTGAGGACGTGGATGACAACACATGGTGGGAAAGAACACTGTCTGATCTGCGAGGACGATGCACCATGCCAGTCAGCAAAATCATCGTCACAAGTCGATCAGAGAAGATTGCAAGTTTGGGGACAACACAAGCTCTGGAGCTGAAACCTCTGCCTCGAGAAGCCTACTGGTACTTCTTCAAGACGATCGCGTTCGGGAGCACTGATgcagaggatgaggaggagctaGCATCTGTGTGCATAGAGATGGCAGACCTTCTGAATCGATGCTTCATATCGGCCAATTTGTTCGGTGGCCTGCTGAGAACCAACCCTTGCTCTCAGTTTTGGCAAAGGGTTCTCAACGGCGTCAGACAATACATTCGAATGCACCTCCTTCGCTTTGGTGAGCATCCGTGCGATCGCCTACTGATGAATGGTCGGCCGATATACCTTTGGAGATTACCCAAGACTGATACCGTGTTCACTGCCTACCATACTTACCAAGCGTGTTCATCCCAGGAGCATGATCTGCCCAAGATAACCCTGAACGAGTTGCATGTTGGAAGTGCAAGGCCTCGAGGGAAGTTTGAGATCGTGGCTTGGAGGTCTCGCATACCACCCTACTACAGCTACTTGATGAGTTGTGAGGTGCAGACATTGCCGTGGTTCCTCCGTGTGCCGCCCATGAACAAGCAAATCCAGCACCGGCAGTCACGACTGAATTCggtgtga
- the LOC120710167 gene encoding putative disease resistance protein RGA3 yields METLASAILCDLISRSVTFALDRCCHRWRKAGGMDDAPQRLRRVLLRVQAVVEEADRRRVTNQAMLRQLQLMREGVYRGYYLLSAIKRQGVHDEVGSLRDRSSFATSLFNPAKRLCTVSARTTPASTAPEDTGREEGVEVEAELQEVLAGLERMASDMKELVVFLSSYPPARREPYSGHLWLENRMFGREAEQEKIIHFLLGPEPAGAEDLGVLPVIGRPRVGKSTLVEHVCLDERVRGHFSLIVFLSQGDIEDGKLSPHLEENGTIKYRDLDPARKSLVVIELVGDVDENTWWGRTLSVLRGRRTTPVSRIIVTSRSEKIASFGTTQALELKSLPREAYWYFFKTIAVGSTGAEDQPELASVCMEMADLLNGCLIAANLLGGMLRANPCPQFRRRVLSVVRHYIKMQLLHFGEHPSDLLLMNGRPIYLWRLSKADTVLTAHHTYQASSSQEHDLPKITLNELQVGSARPRGKFEVVGWRSRIPPYYSYLMSCEVQTLPSFLRVPRMNKQIQRRRQPRLNSV; encoded by the coding sequence ATGGAGACGCTTGCCTCCGCGATCCTCTGCGACCTCATCAGCCGATCCGTTACTTTCGCCCTTGACAGGTGCTGCCACCGGTGGCGCAAGGCCGGCGGCATGGATGACGCCCCGCAACGGCTGCGCCGCGTGCTTCTACGAGTTCAGGCCGTCGTCGAGGAGGCCGACAGGCGGCGCGTCACCAACCAGGCCATGCTCCGGCAGCTTCAGCTGATGAGGGAAGGCGTGTACAGAGGCTACTACCTGCTCAGCGCCATCAAGCGCCAAGGCGTTCACGACGAGGTCGGGAGTCTTCGCGATCGCTCGTCGTTCGCCACGTCCCTGTTCAATCCGGCGAAGCGCTTGTGCACGGTCTCGGCCAggacgacgccggcgagcaCGGCGCCTGAAGACACCGGACGCGAGGAGGgcgtggaggtggaggcggagctGCAGGAGGTGCTCGCCGGCCTAGAGCGCATGGCCAGCGACATGAAGGAGCTCGtcgtgttcttgagcagctACCCTCCGGCGCGTCGCGAGCCTTACAGCGGGCACCTGTGGCTGGAGAACCGCATGTTCGGCCGCGAGGCAGAGCAGGAGAAGATCATCCACTTCTTGCTGGGACCAGAGCCTGCAGGCGCCGAAGATCTGGGCGTGCTTCCAGTGATCGGTCGACCAAGAGTTGGCAAGAGCACCCTCGTCGAGCACGTCTGCTTGGACGAGCGTGTGCGCGGGCACTTCTCCCTGATCGTCTTCCTCAGCCAAGGCGACATCGAGGACGGAAAACTATCGCCTCATCTGGAAGAGAACGGCACAATCAAGTACCGGGATCTCGACCCGGCCAGGAAATCGCTGGTTGTTATCGAGCTAGTTGGGGACGTGGATGAGAACACATGGTGGGGAAGAACACTGTCGGTACTGCGAGGACGACGCACCACGCCGGTCAGCAGAATCATAGTCACAAGTCGATCAGAGAAGATTGCAAGTTTTGGGACAACACAAGCTCTGGAGCTGAAATCTCTGCCTCGAGAAGCCTACTGGTACTTCTTCAAGACGATCGCGGTCGGGAGCACGGGTGCGGAGGATCAGCCGGAGCTAGCATCTGTGTGCATGGAGATGGCGGACCTGCTGAATGGATGCCTCATAGCGGCCAATTTGTTAGGTGGCATGCTGAGGGCCAACCCCTGTCCTCAGTTTCGGCGAAGGGTTCTCAGCGTCGTCAGACACTACATAAAAATGCAGCTCCTTCACTTTGGTGAGCATCCATCCGATCTCCTACTGATGAATGGTCGGCCCATATACCTTTGGAGATTATCCAAGGCTGATACCGTGCTCACTGCTCACCATACCTACCAAGCGTCTTCATCCCAGGAGCATGATCTGCCCAAGATAACCCTGAACGAGTTGCAGGTTGGAAGTGCAAGGCCTCGAGGGAAGTTTGAGGTCGTAGGTTGGAGGTCTCGCATACCACCCTACTACAGCTACTTGATGAGTTGTGAGGTGCAGACATTGCCGTCGTTCCTCCGTGTGCCTCGCATGAACAAGCAAAtccagcgccggcggcagccaCGACTGAATTCGGTGTGA